The Magnetospirillum sp. XM-1 genomic interval GCGCCGCCTTGACGATGCGGTCGCCGAAATCCTTGGCGGTGACGTCGCCCACCACGGCCAGGGCGTCGGAGCCCAGCGCCTTGATCATGGCCACCGTCTCGGCCGCCGGGCCTTCGTCCAGGTCGTTGATCACCACCTTGGCGCCTTCCTTGGCCAGCTTCAGCGCGATGGCCTGGCCGATGCCGCGTCCCGATCCGGTGACCAGCGCCACCTTGCCGTTCAGCTTGCTCATGAGATGTGTCCTCCCGGGTTCTTGTTGATTAAGCCGATTGCGGCACGATGCCCGACCGGGCGAGGTCGTCGTAATCGCCGCCCCGGATGCCGGCCTGGGCCAGCACGGCGCGGGTGTGTTCGCCGTAATGGGGCGGGAAGGGGAACGAGGTGTCCCGCCCGGCCAGATCCACCGCCATGGGCTGCATGCGCACCTTGCGCCCGTCGGGCAGGCGGGTGGAGGTCAGCTTGGACTCCAGCGCGTCGAGCTTGCGCACCTGTCGGATGTCGTTGATGGGGGCGTTGGGGATGGTGGCCTTGCGGAAGTCGCCAGCCAGTTCGGCGGTGGTGTGGCGGCTTGTCACCGCCTTCATGTCCACCTGGATGGCCTCGCGGTCGGCGTGGCGGCCCTGGTTGGTCTCGCGCCCCGCCTTGGCGACGGGGGCGAAGCGGGGCAGCTCGGTCAGCCGCCGCCACTGCACGTCCGAGCCGATGGCGACGAAGATGTAGCCGTCCGCCGTGGGATAGGCGTTGGTGGGGATGAACTTGCGGTGCTCGTTGCCGCAGCGCGTGATCTCGATGGGATCGCAGCCGAAATCCACCAGCGGCAGGGTGGTGATCAGCCAGGACGCTGCCGCCTGCAGCATGGAGACGTCGATGCGCGAGCCCTTGCCCGTCTCGGCCCGCTCGGCCAGCGCCAGACAGACCCCGGCATAGACCTCGTCGCCGGCCTTGAGATCGATGATCGGCACGCCGGCCAGGGTGGGCGGGCCGCCCGCCTCGCCGGTCAGCTCCATGTAGCCGGCCATGGCCTGCAGCGCCGGGTCGTAGCCGGGCACGTCGGGATAGTCCGGCCCCATGGCCGAGATGCCGGCCCAGATCAGGTCGGGCTTCACCTTGGACAGGGTCTCGTAGTCGATGCCCAGCGGCTTATAGCGCGACGGCAGGGTGTTGGAGCAGAACACGTCGGCATTAAGCGAGCGGACCAGATGGCGCAAGACCTCCTGGCCCTTGTCCTCCTTGAGGTTGATGGCCACCGCCTCCTTGCCCACGTTGGGGGCGACGAAGTAGGAGCGGCGGTCGTCGTCGGCCACCACCGAGCCGATATAGCGGTTGGGATCGCCCGGCAGGCCGGGGCCCGCACCGAAGGATTCGATGCGGATCACCCGCCAGCCCAGGTGGACGAAGCGCAGCGTCGCATAGGGCAGCGACAGCGCCTGTTCCATGGAGAGGACGACGCGCGGCTTCATAGCGGCCGTCCTTTCAGCGCCGAATAGACCCGCTCGGGCGTGAAGGGCAGGCTGGAGATGCGCACGCCGGTGGCGTTCTCGATGGCATTGGCCACGGCCGCCGCCATGCAG includes:
- a CDS encoding CaiB/BaiF CoA-transferase family protein, with protein sequence MKPRVVLSMEQALSLPYATLRFVHLGWRVIRIESFGAGPGLPGDPNRYIGSVVADDDRRSYFVAPNVGKEAVAINLKEDKGQEVLRHLVRSLNADVFCSNTLPSRYKPLGIDYETLSKVKPDLIWAGISAMGPDYPDVPGYDPALQAMAGYMELTGEAGGPPTLAGVPIIDLKAGDEVYAGVCLALAERAETGKGSRIDVSMLQAAASWLITTLPLVDFGCDPIEITRCGNEHRKFIPTNAYPTADGYIFVAIGSDVQWRRLTELPRFAPVAKAGRETNQGRHADREAIQVDMKAVTSRHTTAELAGDFRKATIPNAPINDIRQVRKLDALESKLTSTRLPDGRKVRMQPMAVDLAGRDTSFPFPPHYGEHTRAVLAQAGIRGGDYDDLARSGIVPQSA